The following DNA comes from Cellulophaga sp. HaHa_2_95.
CTTTAGAGATCGCATCCACCATATATTCTGCAAAAAAGTATCCGCCGCCCGTATTAGGAGATAATACGTTTTCTGTTTCTGGAATAAAATCTACCCAATTTTCTGCACTAGGATTTGCAGCATCTACAGTAACTATTTTTTGATTAGGGGCATCCATATTAGTCATTATATACAGTTTGGAACCCTTGTTTTCTATAATATAACTATCGGTGTCTGTATGGTCTAGAATAGTCACAAATTCAGCATCTACCTTGCTTAAGTCTTTCATTAAGAGTTTGTTTCCTGAAGTAGATGTACTAGGATATACAAATAGGTATTGGCCGTCTTCAGTAACGCTACCACTTATGTAACGGTGTTTTTGATCAGGAGTACCACCATAAATTAAAATATCTTCTTTTTGAGGGGTTCCTAATTTGTGATAGTATAATTTGTGCTGATCTGTTTTGGCAGATAATTCACTTCCTTTTGGCTTATCATAGCTAGAATAGTAGAATCCTTCATTTTCTTTCCAAGAAATGCCACTGAATTTAATATCAACTAAAGTGTCTTCAATAATTTCATTTTTAGCTGCGTCTAAGATAATTACTTTGCGCCAATCACTACCGCCTTCTGAAATAGAGTAAGCAGCTTTGCTTCCATCTTTAGAAAAGGCTAGTCCTGCTAGAGAAGTAGTGCCATCCTTGGAAAAGGTATTTGGATCTAGAAATACTTCAGCGTCTGTATCTTCTCCTTTTTTTCTATAGACCACATATTGGTTTTGTAGTCCATCATTTTTATAGAAATAAGTATATTCTCCTTCTTTGAATGGGGATCCTAATTTCTCATAATTCCAAAGCTTCTCTAAGCGCTTCTTTAAATCTGAACGAAAAGGTATGTGTTCTAAATAGCCGTACGTAACGTTATTCTGAGCTTTTACCCAGCTTTCTGTTTCGGGACTTTTGTCATCTTCCAACCATCTGTATGGATCGTTTATTGCTACACCAAAGTAGGTGTCTACGCTATCTACTTTAGCTGTTGTAGGGTATTTCACAGTAATTTTTTCTTTTTTAGGTGTTGTTTCGCAACTGACTAGTAGTAAGGTAGTCGCTGCTAAGCTTGCTAGTTTTTTCATAGATTGTTTAATTAGTCACTCTAAAAATAGCATAAAAAAACCTTTGTAACGAGCTTGTTACAAAGGTTTTAACATTCTTTAAAGTTAAACGCTTAAACTAAATTGTGCGCAACTAAATATTCTCCAATTTGTACGGCATTTGTCGCAGCACCTTTTCTAAGGTTATCAGCAACAATCCACATATTTAATGTATTTCGTTGAGTTTCATCTCTACGAATACGTCCTACAAAGACATCATCCTTATCATGTGCATAGATAGGCATTGGGTAGGTGTTGGTATCTGGATTATCTTGTACGATAACACCAGAGGTTTCACTTAATAATTTACGCACTTCTGTTAAATCAAAATCGTTTTCAAATTGAACGTTTACCGATTCTGAATGACCACCAGCTGTTGGGATACGTACCGCAGTAGCGGTAATCGAAAAAGTACGGTCATCAAATATTTTTTGAGGTTCACGTGCTAACTTCATTTCTTCCTTAGTATATCCGTTTTCTAAAAAAACATCACAATGTGGTAACGCATTTCTTCCTATAGGATAAGGGTAAGCCATTTCTCCTTGAATGCCTGCTATTTCATTTTCTAATTGTTGAACCGCTTTTACGCCCGTTCCAGAAACAGATTGGTAGGTTGAAATTACCACACGTTTCATTTTATATTTTTTATGCAGTGGAGCTAAAACCATTACCAATTGTATGGTAGAGCAATTTGGATTTGCTATGATTTTATCTTCCTTGGTTAATTGGTCTGCGTTAATTTCAGGTACTACTAATTTTTTAGTAGGATCCATTCTCCAGGCAGATGAGTTATCAATAACGGTAGTTCCTACTGCTGCAAACTTAGGAGCCCATTCTGTTGAGGTATCTCCACCAGCAGAAAATATTGCAATCTCTGGCTTTGCTGCTACAGCATCTGCTAAACCTATAACGGTATATTCTTTATTTTTATAGGTCATTTTCTTTCCTACGGAACGTTCAGAAGCTACTAATAATAATTCTGTAATAGGAAAATTACGTTCTGCTAATACTTTTAGCATTACTTCACCTACCATGCCTGTTGCACCTACAACTGCTACTTTCATTGTTATAAATTTAGATGGCAAATGTAATTCAATACAATGTATCGGACAAAGAAATTAAAGATGAATAATTATAATTTAACAAAAAGTTATATTTGTAACAATTTTACATTATCTTTCAGCATATGGAAGCTAGGCCAGCTAAAAACCATAAATTTACGAAAACAAGCTCTTTAGTAGAATATATGAAGGTATGGATTATTGATGATGACCTAGTGTCACGATTTGCAACACAATATGGGGTACAACAAGCTTCGGCATTATGCAGTATTGCTATTTTTGAAAGCGCTGGGGAAGTTCTAGATTTAATTAGAAAAGACTCATTCACCGGAGACGATTTACCAGACATCTTATTATTGGATTTGGTAATGCCGGAAATAAACGGGTGGCAATTTTTAGAAGAATTAGAAGTAACGGGTAAGACTAAAGATACCTTGCGTATTTATGTGTTGTCTGCTTTTACAAATTATAAGGATAGAATTTTGGCAAAGGATCATCCTTTAGTATACGGTTATTTTGAT
Coding sequences within:
- a CDS encoding response regulator codes for the protein MEARPAKNHKFTKTSSLVEYMKVWIIDDDLVSRFATQYGVQQASALCSIAIFESAGEVLDLIRKDSFTGDDLPDILLLDLVMPEINGWQFLEELEVTGKTKDTLRIYVLSAFTNYKDRILAKDHPLVYGYFDKPLSRVSADAIFKALE
- a CDS encoding aspartate-semialdehyde dehydrogenase; its protein translation is MKVAVVGATGMVGEVMLKVLAERNFPITELLLVASERSVGKKMTYKNKEYTVIGLADAVAAKPEIAIFSAGGDTSTEWAPKFAAVGTTVIDNSSAWRMDPTKKLVVPEINADQLTKEDKIIANPNCSTIQLVMVLAPLHKKYKMKRVVISTYQSVSGTGVKAVQQLENEIAGIQGEMAYPYPIGRNALPHCDVFLENGYTKEEMKLAREPQKIFDDRTFSITATAVRIPTAGGHSESVNVQFENDFDLTEVRKLLSETSGVIVQDNPDTNTYPMPIYAHDKDDVFVGRIRRDETQRNTLNMWIVADNLRKGAATNAVQIGEYLVAHNLV
- a CDS encoding prolyl oligopeptidase family protein, which translates into the protein MKKLASLAATTLLLVSCETTPKKEKITVKYPTTAKVDSVDTYFGVAINDPYRWLEDDKSPETESWVKAQNNVTYGYLEHIPFRSDLKKRLEKLWNYEKLGSPFKEGEYTYFYKNDGLQNQYVVYRKKGEDTDAEVFLDPNTFSKDGTTSLAGLAFSKDGSKAAYSISEGGSDWRKVIILDAAKNEIIEDTLVDIKFSGISWKENEGFYYSSYDKPKGSELSAKTDQHKLYYHKLGTPQKEDILIYGGTPDQKHRYISGSVTEDGQYLFVYPSTSTSGNKLLMKDLSKVDAEFVTILDHTDTDSYIIENKGSKLYIMTNMDAPNQKIVTVDAANPSAENWVDFIPETENVLSPNTGGGYFFAEYMVDAISKVFQYDYDGKLIREVKLPGVGSAGGFGGKKEDKEFYFSFTNYNTPGSLYKYNVDTGAYTQYWKPNIDFNPSDYESKQVFYTSKDGTKIPMIITHKKGLELNGKNPTILYGYGGFNVSLTPSFSISNAVWMEQGGVYAVPNLRGGGEYGKKWHDAGTKLQKQNVFDDFIAAAEYLTKKKYTSKEYLAIKGGSNGGLLVGAVMTQRPDLMKVAMPAVGVLDMLRYHTFTSGAGWAYDYGTSEDSKEMFEYIKGYSPVHNVKAGTAYPATIVTTGDHDDRVVPAHSFKFAASLQEAQAGDNPTLIRIDVNAGHGAGKSTEAIINEQVDLQAFTLFNMGFETLPNQAVLKEFKE